Proteins found in one Polyangiaceae bacterium genomic segment:
- a CDS encoding AAA family ATPase, with translation MRAVSLARERDDFIGREAELAELHRHWNEGRGLVTLLGPGGSGKTRLAVHFARALGAPAWICDLSSATTRLGCVEALARTLDLSLPARTEADALGNVLGYALADRGRALLVLDNLEQVVGEARSLVETLLDLAPELMVLGTSRERLRIVGEYCIDLGPLQLEDAVRLFSSRARAARGDFQAASEELSQLVTKLECLPLAIELCAARVRSVTPSQLLSRLDRPFDTLVDRGSRPPRQATLEATIDWSWQLLKPEARRALGECAVFRGGFDLDAAERVLSSDDVLDELSDLIDQSLVRVSDAGRYSLLESIRAFALARLGAEERSAGEQRHAEHYLALARDGIAAEADEANLLAVHERALQRGDGDRAAWAALGLEPLLTTRGPLQLLVRLLNAALPLVTSPEIERKARVARGLAKVTIGSYAEATSDLEPAVDDPDPRVALHVAARSSVARAWLGQLDRARELLERARARLPEANDDLLNGRIESAAGMLSAYEGQQAEALHHYGAALTLFRRCGARRDEGMALENLGNRNLERGALPEAEEFLTQALSIFEELGDVRLQAHTLGDVAVLRTELSQFDEAERVIERALGLARRVGDRHWEGILNGFFGDLELDRGEPAAALERYRFAVERLDEIENRRFAALFRASQGAAEAELGRGVFARELLERAARELSEHGTEGDRHALSLWWALLERKDDPESALRRLEQVRAAYRSQDAEPAPNEVRLPERLLTRSEPSPRSLRVAPDAAWFEVTESRVSLARRTSLRLILLELVRARETGEVRSVEELFSAGWPGQRARPESAAHRVHVAIASLRKLGLDDAIVTRGEGYTLDVSVRRGRA, from the coding sequence GTGAGGGCTGTTTCGCTGGCTCGCGAGCGCGATGACTTCATCGGCCGAGAGGCCGAGCTGGCGGAGCTGCACCGTCACTGGAACGAGGGGCGGGGACTCGTCACGCTGCTCGGGCCTGGCGGCAGTGGGAAGACGCGCCTCGCGGTTCACTTCGCCCGCGCCTTGGGTGCGCCGGCGTGGATCTGCGACTTGTCTTCCGCCACCACCCGTCTTGGATGCGTGGAAGCGCTGGCCCGCACACTGGATCTGTCGTTGCCTGCCCGCACCGAGGCGGACGCCTTGGGCAACGTGCTGGGTTACGCCCTCGCGGATCGCGGCCGCGCCCTGCTCGTGCTCGACAACCTGGAGCAGGTGGTGGGGGAAGCGCGCTCCCTGGTGGAGACGCTGCTGGATCTCGCTCCCGAGCTCATGGTGCTCGGGACCAGCCGAGAGCGGCTCCGGATCGTGGGCGAGTACTGCATCGATCTCGGTCCCCTTCAGCTGGAGGACGCGGTGCGCTTGTTTTCCTCTCGTGCGCGGGCGGCACGGGGGGACTTCCAGGCGGCGAGCGAGGAGCTGTCCCAACTGGTGACGAAGCTCGAGTGCTTGCCCTTGGCCATCGAGCTGTGCGCGGCCCGTGTGAGGAGCGTGACCCCGTCTCAGCTGCTGTCGCGCCTCGACCGGCCCTTCGACACGCTGGTGGACCGGGGCTCACGCCCCCCGCGCCAGGCGACGCTGGAGGCCACCATCGATTGGTCTTGGCAGCTGTTGAAACCCGAGGCGCGGCGTGCGCTGGGGGAGTGCGCGGTGTTTCGTGGTGGCTTCGACCTCGACGCCGCCGAGCGTGTGCTCTCCTCGGACGACGTCCTCGACGAGCTGTCGGATCTGATCGACCAGTCCCTGGTGCGCGTGTCGGACGCCGGCCGTTACTCGCTGCTGGAGAGCATTCGGGCGTTTGCCCTCGCGCGGCTCGGCGCCGAAGAGCGCAGCGCCGGCGAGCAGCGACACGCCGAGCACTACCTGGCGCTCGCCCGCGACGGGATCGCGGCTGAGGCCGACGAAGCGAATCTGCTCGCCGTACACGAGCGTGCGCTCCAGCGGGGAGACGGCGACCGCGCGGCCTGGGCGGCGCTGGGGCTCGAACCGCTGCTCACGACGCGCGGTCCGCTCCAACTCTTGGTGCGACTCCTGAACGCGGCGCTTCCCTTGGTCACCTCGCCGGAGATCGAACGAAAGGCGCGCGTCGCGCGCGGGCTGGCAAAGGTCACCATCGGCAGCTACGCCGAGGCGACGAGCGATCTGGAGCCGGCCGTGGACGATCCCGACCCGCGCGTGGCGCTCCACGTGGCCGCGCGCTCGAGCGTGGCGCGGGCGTGGCTCGGACAGCTCGACCGAGCGCGAGAGCTCCTCGAGCGCGCTCGCGCGCGTCTGCCCGAGGCGAACGACGACCTCCTCAACGGCCGTATCGAGTCTGCAGCGGGCATGCTCTCCGCGTACGAAGGCCAGCAAGCCGAGGCGCTCCACCACTATGGCGCGGCACTCACGCTGTTCCGTCGCTGTGGCGCTCGGCGGGACGAGGGCATGGCCCTGGAGAACCTCGGCAATCGCAACCTGGAGCGCGGCGCACTGCCGGAGGCCGAGGAGTTTCTGACCCAGGCGCTCTCCATCTTCGAAGAGCTCGGAGACGTTCGGCTGCAGGCCCACACCTTGGGCGACGTCGCCGTGCTGCGCACGGAGCTGTCCCAGTTCGACGAAGCGGAGCGCGTGATCGAGCGTGCGCTGGGCCTCGCGCGCCGGGTGGGAGATCGTCACTGGGAGGGGATCCTGAACGGATTCTTCGGCGATCTGGAGTTGGACCGCGGCGAGCCGGCGGCGGCCCTCGAGCGCTACCGCTTCGCCGTGGAACGGCTCGACGAAATCGAGAACCGCCGCTTTGCGGCGTTGTTCCGAGCTTCCCAGGGCGCGGCGGAAGCCGAGCTCGGGCGCGGTGTCTTCGCGCGGGAGCTCTTGGAGCGCGCGGCGCGCGAGCTATCGGAGCACGGCACCGAAGGCGATCGCCACGCGCTGTCCTTGTGGTGGGCACTGTTGGAGCGGAAGGACGATCCCGAGAGCGCTTTGCGTCGCCTGGAACAGGTGCGCGCCGCCTATCGTAGCCAAGACGCCGAGCCGGCTCCCAACGAGGTGCGGCTTCCGGAGCGGCTGCTCACCCGCTCCGAGCCGTCGCCCCGCAGCCTGCGCGTAGCGCCGGACGCCGCTTGGTTCGAGGTCACGGAGTCTCGCGTGAGCCTCGCGCGCCGAACCAGTCTGCGGCTGATCTTGCTCGAGCTGGTTCGCGCCCGAGAAACCGGCGAAGTGCGCAGCGTGGAAGAGCTGTTCTCGGCGGGCTGGCCCGGCCAGCGCGCGCGACCGGAGTCCGCGGCGCACCGCGTGCACGTGGCCATCGCGAGCCTGCGCAAGCTGGGGTTGGACGACGCGATCGTGACGCGCGGAGAAGGCTACACCTTGGACGTGTCGGTTCGTCGTGGTCGAGCGTGA
- a CDS encoding sigma-70 family RNA polymerase sigma factor, which yields MTSTFPQSRTFHDDRALVDAMITGDDRAWNTFMALHGPTLRRCITRVTSRFRSVVSGDDEQEIFSVLCLRLVQNGGSRLAAFDPTRGASLGTWLGTLAIHTTYDYLRQRRRESNRHRQAALGMDFSSGPDPLDQVLDRERAMVARQLLGEIPDRDRQFLDHVCAETLNAKEIAEEMGISVATVYSKKHKLIGRLARMADEQSAAA from the coding sequence ATGACTTCGACCTTCCCCCAATCCCGAACTTTTCACGATGACCGCGCCCTGGTCGACGCCATGATTACCGGCGACGACCGCGCCTGGAACACCTTCATGGCGCTCCACGGGCCCACTCTTCGCCGCTGCATCACCCGCGTGACGTCCCGATTCCGGTCGGTCGTCTCGGGCGATGACGAGCAGGAGATCTTCAGCGTGCTGTGCCTGCGCCTGGTCCAGAACGGAGGTAGCCGCTTGGCTGCCTTCGATCCCACCCGGGGTGCTTCCCTCGGGACCTGGCTCGGAACGCTCGCGATCCACACCACGTACGACTACCTGCGGCAGCGTCGCCGCGAGTCCAATCGACATCGCCAGGCGGCGCTGGGCATGGACTTCTCGTCGGGTCCGGATCCCCTCGACCAGGTGCTGGATCGGGAGCGGGCGATGGTGGCGCGGCAGCTGCTCGGGGAGATCCCGGATCGCGACCGCCAATTCCTCGATCACGTTTGTGCGGAAACACTGAACGCGAAGGAGATCGCCGAAGAGATGGGGATCAGTGTCGCGACGGTGTACTCCAAGAAGCACAAGCTCATCG